In Flavobacteriales bacterium, a single genomic region encodes these proteins:
- a CDS encoding pyruvate dehydrogenase complex dihydrolipoamide acetyltransferase: protein MAEIVKMPRLSDTMEEGVVAKWHKNVGDQVSEGDLLAEIETDKATMEFESFQEGTLLHIGVGEGDAAPVDSVLAILGEKGEDVAALLKEAEAGGGSEESKEEAPSKEEVKEEAPAPAKEEKPEPSKPAASASAPAPAPAVSDSMDGRIKASPLARALAEEKGIDLNRVQGSGDGGRIVKRDIDGFNPALAPTQQSGAAASAVTPAAHMEESYTEERVSQMRKTIARRLSDSKFTAPHFYLTVEIDMDNALAARKQINEMPDIKISFNDMVIKAVAMSLRKHPAVNSAWQGDTIRRNNHVHIGVAVAVDEGLLVPVVRFADSKTFTQIGAEVRELAGKARDKKLQPSEWEGNTFTISNLGMFGIEEFTAIVNPPDSCILAVGGIKQTPVVKNGEIVPGNVMKVTMSCDHRVVDGATGAAFLQTFKQYMEQPVAMLA from the coding sequence ATGGCCGAAATCGTCAAGATGCCCCGATTGAGCGACACTATGGAAGAAGGTGTCGTGGCGAAATGGCATAAGAATGTTGGAGATCAGGTAAGCGAAGGTGATTTGCTTGCGGAGATCGAGACCGACAAAGCTACCATGGAGTTCGAGAGCTTCCAGGAGGGAACCTTGCTGCACATTGGAGTGGGTGAGGGAGATGCTGCTCCGGTAGATTCCGTTTTGGCCATTTTGGGTGAAAAAGGTGAAGACGTGGCGGCCTTGTTGAAAGAGGCCGAAGCGGGCGGTGGCTCTGAGGAGTCGAAAGAAGAAGCTCCATCCAAGGAAGAAGTTAAAGAAGAGGCTCCGGCTCCGGCCAAGGAGGAGAAGCCTGAACCATCGAAGCCTGCCGCGTCGGCGTCAGCTCCGGCACCTGCACCGGCAGTGAGTGATTCGATGGATGGTCGAATAAAAGCATCGCCGTTGGCGCGTGCTTTGGCGGAGGAGAAAGGAATTGACCTGAACCGCGTTCAGGGTAGTGGCGATGGAGGTCGCATCGTAAAGCGCGATATCGACGGGTTTAATCCGGCCTTGGCTCCGACGCAGCAGTCGGGCGCAGCGGCCAGTGCCGTTACTCCGGCCGCGCACATGGAAGAGAGTTACACGGAAGAAAGGGTATCGCAGATGCGCAAGACCATTGCGCGTCGTTTGAGCGACAGCAAGTTTACGGCTCCGCATTTCTACTTAACGGTAGAGATCGACATGGACAATGCCCTGGCGGCGCGTAAGCAGATCAATGAAATGCCCGATATCAAGATCAGCTTCAACGACATGGTCATAAAGGCCGTGGCGATGAGTTTGAGAAAGCACCCGGCGGTGAACTCCGCTTGGCAGGGCGACACCATTCGTCGGAACAACCACGTACATATTGGAGTGGCCGTAGCGGTGGACGAAGGATTGTTGGTGCCGGTAGTTCGATTTGCCGACAGCAAGACCTTCACTCAGATCGGTGCCGAGGTTCGCGAATTGGCGGGCAAGGCGCGCGATAAAAAACTACAACCGAGCGAGTGGGAGGGTAACACCTTTACCATAAGTAACCTCGGTATGTTTGGCATTGAGGAATTCACGGCTATTGTGAATCCGCCCGACAGCTGCATCTTGGCCGTTGGGGGAATCAAGCAGACCCCTGTGGTGAAGAACGGCGAGATCGTGCCGGGCAATGTAATGAAGGTGACCATGAGTTGTGACCACCGCGTGGTGGATGGCGCAACGGGTGCTGCGTTCTTGCAGACCTTTAAGCAATACATGGAGCAGCCGGTAGCGATGTTGGCTTGA
- a CDS encoding SDR family NAD(P)-dependent oxidoreductase produces the protein MKHFIVTGASRGVGFEVVRSLASEGEGRRIIALARTSEVLERCKAVSDRPERDNHMLPLTFDLMQEDYGPLKEAIENFCGGRIDGVLNNAGKLENKLFTELTDDDWYHIYKVNVFGVAKLTRFVLPYIKQGHVVNVSSMGGIQGSVKFPGLSAYSSSKAAVIGLTECLAEEYKESAIRFNCLAFGSVQTQMLEEAFPGFKAAVTAAEVGAYTARFVTEGGQFFNGKTLEVSSSTP, from the coding sequence ATGAAGCATTTCATCGTCACCGGAGCGAGCAGGGGCGTCGGCTTTGAGGTCGTGCGTTCTTTGGCGTCGGAAGGTGAGGGAAGGCGAATCATCGCTTTGGCTCGAACTTCTGAAGTGCTTGAGCGGTGCAAGGCCGTATCGGATCGTCCCGAGAGAGACAACCATATGCTCCCATTGACCTTTGATTTGATGCAAGAGGACTACGGTCCTTTAAAGGAAGCCATAGAGAACTTCTGTGGCGGACGCATCGATGGTGTGCTGAACAATGCGGGCAAGCTCGAGAACAAGTTATTTACAGAATTAACCGACGACGACTGGTACCATATATATAAGGTCAACGTATTTGGGGTCGCAAAACTGACTCGATTCGTTTTACCATACATAAAGCAAGGTCATGTCGTGAACGTGAGCAGCATGGGTGGCATACAAGGTTCGGTGAAGTTTCCGGGCTTGAGTGCCTACTCGTCGAGCAAGGCGGCGGTAATTGGATTGACCGAGTGTTTGGCCGAGGAGTATAAGGAAAGTGCGATCCGATTCAACTGTTTAGCGTTCGGGTCGGTGCAAACTCAGATGCTCGAAGAAGCTTTTCCGGGGTTTAAGGCTGCGGTAACGGCGGCGGAGGTGGGCGCCTACACGGCGCGATTCGTGACGGAGGGCGGTCAGTTCTTCAATGGTAAGACGTTGGAGGTCTCGAGCAGTACGCCTTAA